Proteins co-encoded in one Haloarcula pelagica genomic window:
- a CDS encoding isochorismate synthase, with amino-acid sequence MEPLRGEEATVGETTVATRGCPVDHAPVRAFLDTDTRPRFAWAAGTETLAAAGAAATITADGSSRFGDVRAAARTLFEGYDAPATLPSVARPRLFGGFAFHDGDHDDSPWDGFPGAGFFLPAVQLTVRDDDAWLTVTATGPDAGLTADERLAEWRTRLSALADGPRSGPPGVAGRKRTPSQSAWRRQVRAAVEKVDRGDLRKVVLAQALQVSLERDLSVPDALARLAETYPDCYRFMFSPADGGTFFGATPERLVSVRGRTVRTEALAGSTGRGDTPAEDEWLATELLESEKDRHEHQLVADAIRDQLAPFATSIRTGERTVRRLATVQHLRTSITAELDADEHVLDLVEALHPTPAVGGLPPDAALRTIRETEAFDRGWYAAPIGWLDGSGNGTFAVGIRSAVARDRTATLFAGAGIVSDSDPDREWDEVQLKYRPMLDELE; translated from the coding sequence ATGGAACCACTGCGTGGTGAGGAAGCGACGGTGGGCGAGACGACAGTCGCCACGCGCGGGTGTCCCGTCGACCACGCGCCAGTCCGAGCGTTTCTGGACACGGACACCAGACCGCGGTTCGCGTGGGCGGCAGGGACGGAAACACTCGCTGCCGCCGGGGCAGCCGCCACGATCACCGCCGACGGGAGTTCACGGTTCGGTGACGTTCGGGCGGCGGCCCGGACCCTGTTCGAGGGGTACGACGCCCCGGCGACGCTCCCGAGTGTCGCCCGACCGCGCCTGTTCGGCGGGTTCGCGTTCCACGACGGGGATCACGACGACTCGCCCTGGGACGGGTTCCCCGGAGCTGGCTTCTTTCTGCCGGCAGTCCAGCTGACGGTCCGGGACGACGACGCCTGGCTGACTGTCACCGCGACGGGGCCGGACGCCGGCCTGACGGCGGACGAACGGCTCGCGGAGTGGCGGACGAGGCTCTCGGCGCTCGCCGACGGTCCGCGGTCCGGGCCGCCAGGAGTCGCCGGCCGGAAGCGGACACCCTCCCAGTCGGCCTGGCGCCGGCAGGTCCGGGCGGCGGTCGAGAAAGTCGACCGCGGCGACCTCCGGAAGGTCGTGCTCGCGCAGGCGCTGCAGGTCTCGCTCGAACGGGATCTCTCGGTCCCGGACGCGCTCGCCCGGTTGGCCGAGACCTACCCGGACTGCTACCGGTTCATGTTCTCCCCGGCCGACGGGGGGACGTTCTTCGGCGCGACACCGGAACGCCTGGTGTCGGTTCGGGGTCGAACGGTCAGGACCGAGGCGCTGGCCGGCTCGACCGGCCGGGGTGACACGCCGGCCGAAGACGAGTGGCTGGCGACGGAGCTCTTAGAGAGCGAGAAAGACCGTCACGAACACCAGTTGGTCGCCGACGCGATCCGCGATCAGCTAGCGCCGTTTGCCACGTCGATCCGGACGGGCGAGCGGACCGTCCGGCGGCTCGCGACGGTCCAGCACCTCCGGACCTCGATCACCGCGGAACTGGACGCCGACGAGCACGTCCTCGACCTCGTCGAGGCGTTACACCCGACCCCAGCCGTGGGTGGGCTTCCCCCGGACGCGGCGCTGCGGACCATCCGCGAGACGGAGGCGTTCGACCGCGGGTGGTACGCCGCTCCGATCGGCTGGCTCGACGGGAGCGGCAACGGGACCTTCGCCGTCGGCATCCGCTCGGCGGTCGCACGGGACCGGACCGCGACGCTGTTTGCCGGGGCCGGCATCGTCTCCGACAGCGACCCCGACCGCGAGTGGGACGAGGTCCAACTCAAGTATCGGCCGATGCTGGACGAACTCGAATGA
- a CDS encoding winged helix-turn-helix domain-containing protein has protein sequence MTSETPDWEFRERDVYILRELAADPQRSSRELADILDEEYGISVSHVTVSESIRKMRDEGVFREAIVPNESLFNFALFEFKFNPEHFADAWHDAMVSIRDDRHTLFYFLSDGTYQWKSVMMFPSRQAESKWIHEFYKEHGDLVQNVRNSVIHNVLKFRTDPELFTDLSAE, from the coding sequence ATGACATCTGAGACGCCCGACTGGGAGTTCAGGGAGCGGGATGTCTACATCCTCCGTGAGCTCGCAGCCGATCCACAGCGCTCCTCGCGGGAGTTGGCGGATATTCTGGACGAAGAGTACGGGATCAGCGTCTCCCACGTGACCGTCAGCGAGTCCATCCGGAAGATGCGCGACGAGGGGGTGTTCAGGGAAGCCATCGTCCCCAACGAGTCGCTGTTCAACTTCGCGCTGTTCGAGTTCAAGTTCAACCCCGAACACTTCGCCGACGCCTGGCACGACGCGATGGTCTCGATCCGGGACGACCGACACACGCTCTTTTACTTCCTCTCGGACGGGACCTACCAGTGGAAGTCGGTGATGATGTTCCCCAGTCGGCAGGCCGAGTCCAAGTGGATCCACGAGTTCTACAAGGAACACGGCGACCTCGTCCAGAACGTCCGGAACTCCGTCATCCACAACGTTCTGAAGTTCCGCACGGATCCGGAGCTGTTCACCGACCTGTCCGCGGAATAG
- a CDS encoding UPF0058 family protein, giving the protein MHKDELLELHEQMVTIMQYFRDEMDSVDPSLFDQYDELDVRPSDVHKSKSEHKHAVFVLGNALATAMSEDEFSDAGRVGKRMKELAEDAERKL; this is encoded by the coding sequence ATGCACAAAGACGAGCTTCTGGAGTTACACGAGCAGATGGTGACGATCATGCAGTACTTCCGCGACGAGATGGACTCCGTCGACCCGAGCCTCTTCGACCAGTACGACGAACTCGATGTCCGCCCGTCCGATGTCCACAAGTCGAAAAGCGAGCACAAACACGCCGTGTTCGTCCTCGGGAACGCCCTCGCGACCGCGATGAGCGAAGACGAGTTCTCCGACGCCGGCCGTGTGGGCAAGCGCATGAAGGAACTGGCCGAGGACGCCGAGCGGAAACTGTAG
- a CDS encoding enoyl-CoA hydratase/isomerase family protein: protein MSTDPVLLELADEVATVTLNRPDVRNALAEDTALALADTFAEIEDSDARCVVVQGAGEAFCAGGDISAMIEGVASDHAVAERIELIVSAINGAIEAVHDCRLPVVAAIDGPAYGAGAGLALACDVQLASPDAKIGFGFRRVGLAIDSGVSYFLPRLVGPNKAKELVFTGELLDADTARDLGIFTRLFEGEEFEDGVDNMVAEIAAGPTVALTQAKRLLDRGTELSFEQALDREATAQGIAFTTADHEEGATAFMEQRSPEFEGR, encoded by the coding sequence ATGTCGACCGACCCAGTACTGTTGGAACTCGCCGACGAGGTCGCCACCGTCACGCTGAACCGCCCGGACGTGCGCAACGCGCTCGCCGAAGACACGGCGCTGGCGCTCGCGGACACGTTCGCCGAGATCGAAGACAGCGACGCCCGCTGTGTCGTCGTCCAGGGGGCCGGCGAGGCGTTCTGTGCCGGCGGGGACATCAGTGCGATGATCGAGGGGGTCGCCAGCGACCACGCGGTCGCCGAGCGCATCGAACTCATCGTCTCGGCGATCAACGGCGCGATCGAGGCCGTCCACGACTGTCGGCTCCCAGTGGTGGCGGCTATCGACGGCCCCGCCTACGGTGCAGGCGCCGGGCTGGCGCTGGCCTGTGACGTGCAACTGGCCAGCCCCGACGCCAAGATCGGCTTTGGCTTCCGGCGGGTCGGCCTGGCGATCGACTCCGGCGTGTCCTACTTCCTGCCCCGCCTCGTCGGCCCGAACAAGGCCAAGGAACTGGTGTTCACCGGCGAACTGCTCGACGCCGACACCGCCCGCGATCTCGGGATCTTCACGCGGCTGTTCGAGGGCGAGGAGTTCGAAGACGGTGTCGACAACATGGTCGCGGAGATCGCGGCCGGCCCGACGGTCGCACTGACCCAGGCCAAGCGACTGCTCGACCGTGGGACCGAACTGTCCTTCGAGCAGGCCCTGGACCGAGAGGCTACTGCTCAGGGGATCGCGTTCACCACGGCCGACCACGAGGAAGGCGCCACCGCGTTCATGGAGCAACGCAGCCCCGAGTTCGAGGGGCGCTGA
- a CDS encoding cryptochrome/photolyase family protein has product MRLHWHRRDLRAADNAGLARASADDTVVPVFVFDQDVLAHGAPPRVAFMLDALDSLREWYRAHDSDLLVARGDPREVLPDLAREYGADAVTWGKDYTGLARERDAAVRRALDDAGVERAAVQNAVLHEPGEITTNDGDPYSVFTYFGRKWHDREKTDPYDPPAADVLADIDGEALPPRADLGFEAPEADVPPAGTDHARELLEAFLEENVYRYDDRRDYPADECTSRLSAHLKFGTVGIREVYAKTQAAKDEVEPGSDREASVEEFQSQLAWREFYTQVLFDRPDVVTANYKEYENAIEWDHDEEALQAWKDGETGYPIVDAGMRQLREEAYMHNRVRMIVASFLTKDLLLDWRHGYDWFRRKLVDHDTANDNGGWQWAASTGTDAQPYFRIFNPMTQGERYDPDAEYIKRYVPELRDAGAEIIHEWHEASLTQRRSAAPEYPDPIVDHSTRREEAIEMFERARGDA; this is encoded by the coding sequence ATGCGCCTCCACTGGCACCGGCGTGACCTGCGGGCGGCCGACAACGCGGGGCTGGCCCGCGCGAGCGCGGACGACACCGTCGTCCCCGTGTTCGTCTTCGATCAGGACGTGCTCGCTCACGGGGCTCCCCCTCGCGTGGCGTTCATGCTCGACGCTCTCGACAGCCTCCGAGAGTGGTACCGTGCGCACGACAGCGACCTGCTCGTCGCCCGGGGAGACCCACGCGAGGTCCTGCCCGACCTGGCACGGGAGTACGGTGCCGATGCGGTCACCTGGGGGAAAGACTACACCGGCCTCGCCCGCGAGCGGGACGCGGCGGTCCGGCGGGCGCTCGACGACGCCGGCGTCGAACGTGCGGCGGTCCAAAACGCCGTCCTCCACGAACCGGGCGAGATCACGACCAACGACGGCGACCCCTACAGCGTGTTCACCTACTTCGGCCGGAAGTGGCACGACCGCGAGAAGACCGACCCGTACGATCCGCCCGCGGCCGACGTGCTGGCGGACATCGACGGTGAGGCGCTCCCCCCCCGGGCCGACCTCGGGTTCGAAGCGCCGGAGGCGGACGTACCGCCCGCCGGAACCGACCACGCCCGTGAGCTACTGGAGGCGTTTCTGGAGGAGAACGTCTACCGCTACGACGACCGTCGGGACTACCCCGCCGACGAGTGCACCTCCCGACTCTCGGCCCACTTGAAGTTCGGTACCGTCGGTATCCGGGAGGTGTACGCGAAAACACAGGCGGCCAAGGACGAAGTCGAACCCGGGAGCGACCGCGAGGCGTCCGTTGAGGAGTTCCAGTCCCAACTGGCCTGGCGGGAGTTCTACACGCAGGTCCTGTTCGACCGCCCCGACGTGGTGACGGCCAACTACAAGGAGTACGAGAACGCGATCGAGTGGGACCACGACGAGGAGGCACTTCAGGCCTGGAAGGACGGCGAGACGGGCTATCCGATCGTCGACGCCGGGATGCGCCAGTTGCGCGAGGAGGCATACATGCACAACCGCGTCCGGATGATCGTCGCCTCGTTCCTGACGAAGGACCTGTTGCTCGACTGGCGCCACGGCTACGACTGGTTCCGGCGGAAACTGGTCGACCACGATACTGCCAACGACAACGGCGGCTGGCAGTGGGCGGCTTCGACGGGGACGGACGCCCAGCCGTACTTCCGTATTTTCAACCCGATGACACAGGGAGAGCGGTACGACCCGGACGCGGAGTACATCAAACGGTACGTCCCCGAACTCCGAGACGCGGGCGCGGAAATCATCCACGAGTGGCACGAGGCGTCGCTGACCCAGCGGCGGTCGGCCGCCCCGGAGTACCCCGATCCGATCGTCGATCACTCCACCCGCAGGGAGGAAGCGATCGAGATGTTCGAGCGAGCGAGAGGCGACGCGTAA
- a CDS encoding ribbon-helix-helix domain-containing protein: protein MPKVEITIPEHLEMQIAQLVDQGEFLNREEAIEDLLSTGLKAYKTSGPQDEEEEPGFEEDGMMGHDDEYVF, encoded by the coding sequence ATGCCAAAGGTAGAGATAACGATCCCGGAGCATCTGGAGATGCAGATCGCTCAACTCGTCGACCAGGGTGAGTTCCTCAACCGCGAGGAGGCCATCGAGGATCTGCTGTCGACCGGGTTGAAGGCGTACAAAACGTCCGGGCCACAGGACGAGGAGGAGGAACCGGGCTTCGAAGAGGACGGGATGATGGGACACGACGACGAGTACGTCTTCTAA